In the genome of Spirochaetia bacterium, one region contains:
- a CDS encoding TetR/AcrR family transcriptional regulator has protein sequence METRDRILEATGKLVKQYGPKKFTVDELAAGLKISKKTIYQQFSSKENLIACYIASAIACNEEGDEAILAAPVDAIKKLRMLVHATHTYPLPVSLLQDIRQYYPEQWEKVEELKHFKFKIFRQVAQQGITEGLFKPEVNWTILNRMIKEMSNMYMDFPFLMEQGMTVGKSIDASLDILFFGIVKEKAKTE, from the coding sequence ATGGAAACAAGAGATCGTATACTTGAGGCTACAGGTAAGCTGGTCAAACAATATGGACCAAAAAAGTTCACGGTGGATGAGCTTGCCGCAGGATTGAAAATCAGCAAGAAGACGATTTACCAGCAATTCAGCAGCAAGGAAAATCTCATTGCCTGCTATATTGCCTCGGCAATTGCATGCAACGAGGAGGGAGACGAGGCAATCCTTGCCGCACCTGTCGATGCAATAAAAAAGCTAAGGATGCTGGTCCATGCGACACATACCTACCCGCTTCCTGTCTCACTGCTGCAGGATATACGGCAGTACTACCCTGAGCAATGGGAAAAAGTAGAAGAACTCAAACACTTCAAGTTCAAGATATTCAGACAGGTTGCACAGCAGGGCATCACGGAGGGTCTCTTCAAACCCGAAGTCAACTGGACCATATTGAACAGGATGATAAAGGAAATGAGTAACATGTATATGGACTTTCCCTTCCTAATGGAACAGGGTATGACCGTAGGAAAGTCCATTGACGCTTCCTTGGATATCCTGTTTTTCGGCATAGTAAAAGAAAAGGCTAAGACGGAATAA
- the add gene encoding adenosine deaminase, producing the protein MNCELHLHLDGSLRPATVDEFLGTKSPGLDKVTDLLRVPENCPSLEACLERFELPLKVLQDHDALERVSFELVEDLVHLGLDYAEIRFAPQLHTGKGASQQAIVQAAERGVRQAMSQYPSIRVGLILCMMRGRDNHAENMETVRVAQKLQDDVVCALDLAGAESLYPTSEFMKELQCAKASGLGLTIHAGEVDDPQSLRDALSLRPDRIGHGIIAARYPDIIDTLIREEITLEVCVTSNYHTKSVASIAEHPIRFLLDHGVKVAVCADNMTVSHTDVLQELELVRQTFGLTDASMDLFRSYAEAARFLK; encoded by the coding sequence ATGAACTGTGAACTTCATCTGCATCTTGATGGTTCGCTGAGACCTGCCACTGTTGATGAATTTCTTGGGACAAAGTCTCCTGGATTGGATAAGGTTACCGATCTGCTTAGGGTGCCGGAGAACTGTCCGAGTCTTGAGGCCTGTCTTGAGCGTTTTGAACTGCCGCTTAAGGTACTGCAGGACCATGATGCCTTGGAGCGGGTTTCCTTTGAGTTGGTAGAAGATCTTGTACATCTGGGACTTGACTATGCAGAGATACGGTTTGCTCCTCAGCTGCATACGGGAAAGGGTGCTTCACAACAGGCGATTGTCCAGGCAGCGGAGCGTGGTGTGCGACAGGCCATGAGTCAATACCCTTCCATACGTGTAGGATTGATCCTTTGTATGATGCGTGGCCGTGACAACCATGCCGAGAACATGGAAACGGTACGTGTTGCCCAGAAGCTGCAGGATGATGTAGTATGCGCGCTTGACCTTGCCGGAGCAGAATCCTTGTATCCTACTTCTGAGTTCATGAAGGAACTTCAGTGCGCGAAGGCCAGCGGGCTTGGCTTGACCATACATGCAGGAGAGGTGGATGATCCCCAAAGTCTCAGGGATGCCTTGAGTCTCAGGCCGGACAGGATCGGACATGGTATCATAGCGGCACGGTATCCAGACATCATAGATACGCTTATCAGGGAAGAAATAACGCTGGAAGTCTGCGTAACGAGCAACTACCATACCAAGTCAGTTGCTTCCATTGCTGAACATCCTATTCGATTCCTGCTTGACCATGGGGTCAAGGTAGCTGTCTGTGCAGACAATATGACGGTTTCACATACCGATGTACTGCAGGAACTTGAACTGGTCAGACAGACCTTCGGGCTTACTGACGCCAGCATGGATTTGTTCAGGTCATATGCTGAGGCGGCACGCTTCCTCAAATAA
- a CDS encoding ATP-binding protein — protein MKVQISDIGKIQTAELALDGITVIAGQNGSGKTSLAKAIYGILSPVYNFEDHIMEKRLTSILASVREWFRFSYAGKLSSQQNRSTILLMNRVMRWVKNYVKEKIDLGCEDLELTQAKLVEICLSADSDSFSPESFEENKRTRETIDRIGLYWEKADEEYASLIYFQQFRNLFENQIVSFDCKHPGEIKFDDGISVRLTNDRIDSLDYSATGKLGEVVFFSTDRDSLLGRNLYTDDSLAKQLRRKNLFADQDITLETYNENLEAVTKFHQLIDSVIHGKFVSQENGIDFNFVENEHSSEKLELCNMASGILPFAMIEQLIENGTLSRDSLLIIDEPEMNLHPEWQLSFAKLIIGLNHLLHVKALLISHSPYFIRAIEKVLSDTEYQGVSRAFYLMEKNSGNDQYHTKDVTNETELIYQQLYRPLEEL, from the coding sequence ATGAAAGTTCAAATATCAGATATTGGGAAAATTCAAACTGCAGAACTTGCACTGGATGGAATTACAGTAATTGCAGGACAAAACGGCTCAGGAAAGACCTCTTTAGCAAAAGCGATTTATGGCATTTTATCTCCAGTATATAATTTTGAAGATCATATAATGGAGAAACGACTGACAAGTATACTTGCATCTGTACGGGAATGGTTTCGTTTCAGTTATGCAGGAAAACTTTCTTCTCAGCAAAATAGAAGTACAATTTTGCTTATGAATAGAGTCATGCGGTGGGTTAAGAACTATGTTAAGGAAAAAATTGACTTAGGTTGTGAAGATCTTGAATTGACACAAGCTAAGCTTGTAGAAATTTGTCTTTCAGCTGATAGCGATTCTTTTTCTCCTGAGTCTTTTGAAGAAAATAAGCGTACTCGAGAGACAATTGATAGGATTGGTTTGTATTGGGAAAAAGCAGATGAAGAATATGCAAGTTTGATTTATTTCCAACAATTCAGAAATTTATTTGAAAATCAAATCGTTTCTTTTGATTGTAAGCATCCGGGAGAAATTAAATTCGATGATGGTATCAGCGTACGTTTGACCAATGATAGAATTGATTCTCTAGATTATTCTGCAACTGGAAAATTGGGTGAGGTAGTATTTTTTTCAACAGACCGTGATTCTCTTCTTGGAAGAAATTTGTATACTGATGATTCACTTGCTAAGCAACTTAGGAGAAAGAATCTATTTGCAGATCAGGATATAACTCTTGAAACCTATAATGAGAACCTTGAGGCCGTAACTAAATTTCACCAGTTAATTGACAGTGTCATACATGGAAAATTCGTTAGCCAAGAAAATGGAATAGACTTTAATTTTGTTGAGAATGAGCATTCTTCTGAAAAATTAGAATTATGTAATATGGCATCAGGAATTCTTCCCTTTGCAATGATTGAACAGTTAATTGAAAATGGCACACTTTCCCGGGATAGTCTGCTTATCATTGATGAGCCCGAAATGAACCTTCATCCTGAATGGCAGTTGTCATTTGCAAAACTTATCATTGGTTTAAACCATCTGTTACATGTGAAAGCTCTCTTGATATCGCACAGTCCTTATTTTATACGTGCAATTGAAAAGGTGCTTTCAGATACTGAATATCAAGGAGTATCAAGAGCTTTTTATCTTATGGAAAAAAACAGCGGGAATGATCAATATCACACAAAAGATGTCACTAACGAAACTGAATTGATCTATCAACAGCTATATAGGCCCCTAGAGGAATTATAG
- a CDS encoding multidrug transporter MatE, translated as MDSLSGLFFVRYFKINLLTDNIKSLFTKYLLASMGSSLVMSIYSLVDTLAVGQSEGPAGAAAMAIIMPIYEIQVFLAILCGIGGSILMSNAKGGKKDQRGNEYFTAAIILMSMLTILSWIGFIIFSKQILFFLGANEKSLPMVMKYAKWLIRFWPIFIFPAFLSAFIRNDGAPNLAMSAVIVGGLINVFGDWFFVFPLGMGIEGAAIATVIGTSAQAIIMSSHFLQKSCGLRLKKPFSMSKATRDILLIGLGSSLLDLGTVVLAVIINNQIMRYSDSVALAVYGVIASISSLIQALYCGVGQAIQPIVSLNYGANKRERIRTIYNMSMLLVIVIGLLLAGLGQLFPIQIMKLFMATTPRVLEMAPKIIRIYSSIYLFLGINVLSTYYLQSTMQDMASMLIAVFRSLASGMLLFVLPIFLGINGVWIAIPVSEFFIMAFSLVYIRKHTVKIKL; from the coding sequence TTGGATAGCTTATCCGGTCTTTTTTTTGTGAGGTACTTTAAAATCAACTTATTAACTGACAACATTAAAAGTTTATTTACTAAATATTTATTGGCATCGATGGGTAGTTCGCTCGTTATGTCAATCTATAGTCTTGTAGACACACTTGCAGTAGGACAATCAGAAGGTCCTGCAGGTGCAGCTGCAATGGCGATTATTATGCCCATTTATGAGATACAAGTCTTTCTCGCTATCCTTTGCGGAATAGGTGGATCAATATTAATGAGTAATGCAAAAGGAGGAAAAAAAGATCAAAGAGGTAATGAATATTTTACTGCAGCAATTATTCTAATGAGTATGTTAACAATTCTCTCTTGGATAGGTTTTATAATATTTTCCAAACAGATATTATTTTTTTTAGGGGCAAATGAAAAATCTTTACCAATGGTAATGAAATATGCAAAATGGCTAATTCGTTTTTGGCCTATATTTATTTTCCCCGCTTTTTTAAGTGCATTCATCCGTAATGATGGTGCTCCAAATTTGGCGATGTCTGCAGTCATTGTAGGGGGACTTATCAATGTCTTTGGTGATTGGTTTTTTGTATTTCCGTTGGGAATGGGAATTGAAGGCGCTGCAATAGCAACCGTGATTGGAACATCAGCGCAAGCCATCATCATGAGTAGTCACTTCCTGCAGAAAAGCTGTGGGTTAAGGCTAAAGAAACCATTCAGCATGTCCAAGGCTACTAGAGACATTCTTTTGATTGGTCTCGGTTCAAGTTTGCTTGATCTAGGAACTGTAGTACTAGCTGTCATCATAAATAATCAAATCATGCGATACAGTGATTCTGTGGCACTTGCTGTTTATGGAGTGATTGCAAGTATTTCGTCTTTAATACAAGCCCTTTATTGTGGTGTGGGACAAGCCATTCAACCAATTGTTTCATTAAATTATGGTGCAAATAAGCGAGAACGTATTCGTACTATATACAACATGTCCATGTTACTAGTTATTGTCATAGGTCTATTGCTTGCGGGACTTGGGCAACTTTTCCCCATTCAGATTATGAAACTATTTATGGCCACTACTCCACGTGTTCTCGAAATGGCACCTAAAATCATTCGAATTTATTCTAGTATATATTTATTCCTTGGCATCAATGTACTGTCAACTTATTATTTACAATCGACTATGCAAGATATGGCATCTATGCTTATTGCTGTTTTCAGGAGCCTTGCAAGTGGAATGCTTTTGTTCGTATTACCAATTTTCTTAGGCATAAATGGTGTTTGGATTGCTATACCTGTTTCAGAATTCTTTATAATGGCTTTTTCGTTAGTCTATATTCGAAAGCATACAGTGAAGATTAAACTTTAG
- a CDS encoding transposase gives MDSTPNRLSLQPLLFDRQDLCGCFFLEPTPKEVEFLRYWQALVALVPTRLSRPAGGRTGRRGYSLMDILAVRAVLLFFRLDTVTAAVALLQSSPNLRTVTQLGRVPSPSSVSRRTSRLLEEMDFRGIHDRLCRQFYAGRTVCHLSLDSTPVDAREKPAVRAKRQKGRRGRPKAGSAEEKAVQERKGQEARLVQLRDSGDPHAYLATLEQRCTVTGKRNSRGHMQWRVGYKVHLAVDDSGIPVASAVTGACVHDTQPAIPLLRIAAGRCTWLYALMDGGYSSGAIRDRVLAMGRVPLIDFKADRNGAKEEMDPAGRARYRARTTVERTNSELKECFLPKALYGRGPRARFDLRLAVLLLTVKRMGKVLEARQQAARKKSA, from the coding sequence ATGGATAGTACACCGAACCGCCTTTCACTGCAACCCCTCCTCTTCGACCGGCAGGACCTGTGCGGCTGCTTCTTCCTTGAGCCCACCCCGAAGGAGGTGGAGTTCCTGCGCTACTGGCAGGCACTGGTTGCCCTGGTCCCCACGCGGCTTTCACGGCCTGCGGGAGGGCGTACCGGGCGCAGGGGCTACAGCCTGATGGACATACTGGCGGTGCGTGCGGTGCTGCTCTTCTTCCGCCTGGACACCGTCACGGCTGCGGTTGCCCTGCTGCAGTCGAGCCCGAACCTGAGGACGGTGACACAGCTGGGGCGGGTACCCAGCCCGTCGTCGGTGAGCAGGCGGACGTCACGGCTGCTGGAGGAGATGGACTTCCGGGGGATCCATGACCGGCTGTGCAGGCAGTTCTATGCAGGCAGGACGGTGTGCCACCTGAGCCTTGACAGCACGCCCGTGGATGCACGGGAGAAGCCTGCGGTGAGGGCGAAGCGGCAGAAGGGCCGGAGGGGCCGCCCGAAGGCCGGCAGCGCAGAGGAGAAGGCGGTGCAGGAAAGGAAGGGGCAGGAGGCACGCCTGGTGCAGCTGCGCGACAGCGGGGACCCCCATGCCTACCTGGCCACGCTGGAACAGCGGTGCACGGTCACGGGGAAGCGGAACAGCAGGGGGCACATGCAGTGGCGCGTGGGCTACAAGGTACACCTGGCAGTGGACGACAGCGGCATCCCGGTGGCCAGTGCGGTGACGGGGGCGTGCGTGCATGACACGCAGCCGGCGATCCCCCTGCTGCGCATCGCCGCAGGGCGGTGCACCTGGCTGTATGCCCTCATGGACGGTGGCTACAGCAGCGGGGCGATCAGGGACAGGGTGCTTGCCATGGGCAGGGTGCCGCTCATCGACTTCAAGGCCGACCGCAACGGGGCCAAGGAGGAGATGGACCCTGCGGGACGCGCCAGGTACCGGGCACGGACCACGGTGGAGCGTACCAACAGCGAGCTGAAGGAGTGTTTCCTGCCGAAGGCGCTGTACGGCCGGGGGCCGAGGGCACGTTTCGACCTGCGGCTTGCGGTGCTGCTGCTGACCGTCAAGCGGATGGGCAAGGTGCTGGAAGCACGGCAGCAGGCGGCAAGGAAGAAGAGCGCATAG
- a CDS encoding ABC transporter permease, with amino-acid sequence MSILSTILHTLMKPDFYYAVLRSATPVLFATLGAIISSAAHCSNIALEGMMLMGAFVGVVVSAFTQSAFLGLLAAMGAGLLMSLILAFFAINLKSNIIISGIALNTLASGGTIFMLYLITGEKGASTSLHSLKIPDIDIPFLDHIPVLGTILSGHNLLTYTALICVILIWVMFKYTRLGLHIIATGENEGAARSVGIDTVGIKYIALGLSGILSAMGGAFLSMGYVGLFSSGMTAGRGYTALATQAIAGSNAVIGLLVSLLFGFCASMSNYLQSTDIPLQFVKMVPYLTIVIVYTWFCASTRRKSQGKKKGRLPDEL; translated from the coding sequence ATGAGCATATTGAGTACCATATTACATACATTGATGAAACCTGATTTCTACTATGCAGTCCTGCGCAGTGCCACACCTGTATTGTTTGCTACGCTGGGCGCAATCATTTCTTCCGCCGCCCATTGCAGCAATATAGCATTGGAGGGGATGATGCTGATGGGAGCCTTTGTCGGTGTTGTTGTCAGTGCGTTTACCCAGAGCGCATTCCTAGGATTGCTTGCGGCTATGGGAGCGGGGCTGCTTATGAGCCTGATCCTTGCTTTCTTTGCCATAAACCTCAAGTCGAACATCATTATATCAGGTATTGCGCTCAATACCCTTGCTTCGGGAGGTACCATTTTCATGCTGTATCTCATCACTGGTGAAAAGGGTGCTTCTACCAGTTTGCATTCCTTGAAGATACCTGATATTGACATCCCGTTCCTTGATCATATTCCCGTGTTGGGAACTATCCTGTCAGGACATAACTTGCTGACATATACTGCGCTTATCTGTGTTATCCTGATCTGGGTCATGTTCAAGTATACACGTCTGGGGTTGCATATCATCGCAACCGGTGAGAACGAAGGGGCTGCCAGGTCCGTGGGGATCGATACCGTAGGTATCAAGTACATAGCACTTGGCTTGTCAGGAATCCTTTCTGCAATGGGCGGAGCTTTCCTTTCGATGGGATATGTAGGACTGTTTTCATCCGGCATGACCGCAGGACGTGGCTATACGGCCTTGGCGACCCAAGCCATAGCAGGCAGCAATGCTGTCATCGGGCTGCTGGTTTCCTTGTTGTTCGGTTTCTGTGCCAGCATGTCGAATTATCTGCAATCGACGGATATTCCCCTGCAGTTTGTGAAAATGGTACCTTATTTGACCATTGTCATTGTCTATACGTGGTTCTGTGCCTCGACTCGGAGGAAAAGCCAAGGGAAGAAGAAGGGGAGGTTGCCTGATGAACTGTGA